The genome window TGGGCTTCGGCCTGCATGCGGTGCTGCAGGGCACTGATGAGCTCGTTGTTCTCGATATCGGGGGCGTACTGCTGGGCCAGGTGGGCCAGGGCTACCCGCCGCAGGCGCAGCCGAATGCCAGCTTCCTGCTCTTCGGGCGGCATGCGCTCCTCCTGCTCCGCTACCCCCGTAAAGCGAATAAGAGCCGGCAGGGTCAGGCCCTGAAACACCAGGGTCACCAGAATAACCACGAAGGTGATGAACAGGATCAGGTTGCGCTGGGGAAAGGCCTGCCCGTTGTTTAGCAGCAGCGGCACCGATAGGGCTGAGGCCAGGGATACTACCCCCCGCATGCCCGCCCACCCCAAAATAAGCGTCCCCTGCCAGCCCGGACTGGTTTCTGTGGCGCGGATGCGGGGGCTAAGCCAACGCGGAATAAAGGCCGCCGGATACATCCACACTAGTCGAATGATAATTACCATGACGCTGATAATCAGTCCGTAAGTGATGGCTTGCTGCAAGGAGTAGGAGCCCAGACCTTCCACGGCCACGGGCAGCTCCAGACCAATGAGAATAAACACCAGCCCATTGAGGGCAAAACCCACGCTGGCCCACACGCTGGTGGCCTGCAGGCGGGTGTCGGCATCGAATACGCGGTGAGAGAGGTGAGAAAGCAGCAGCCCGCCACTGACCACAGCCAGCACCCCCGAGAAGTGAAACTCCTCGGCCAGCAAGTACATAACGTAGGGCGCCAGAAAGGTGAGCAGCGTATTGATGCTAGGCGTAGTGGGTAGGTAGCGGTGAATCAGGTAGAAGCCGTAGGCTACGGCCAGCCCCACCACCAGGCCCATACCGCTGACCAACACAAAGCTGGCAACGGCCTCGTGCCAGGAAAACGTCCCCGAGACCACAGCAGCCAGTGCAAACCGAAACACAATCAGGCTGCTGGCGTCATTAATCAGGCTTTCTCCCTCCAGAATGCTGGTTACGCGGCGCGGCACTTTGATACCTTTCAGCACGGAAGTAGCCGCTACCGCGTCGGGGGGCGAGATGATGCCACCCAGCAGGAACCCCAGCGGTAGGGTGAAGCCCGGAATCATGGCCCTGGACACGTAGGCAACAATAGTAGAAGTGAAAAACACCAGCCCGAAGGCCAATAGTCCGATGGGTCGTTTCCACCGCCAGAAATCCTGCCACGAAGTATCCCAGGCGGCCTGGTAGAGCAGAGGCGGCAGAAAAATCAGAAAAATCAGGTCCGGATTGATAACAATGATCGGCAGTCCGGGCACAAAGCTGAGCGCTAGCCCGGCCAGCACCAGAAAAATAGGGTAGGAGATGCGCAGCTTCTGGCCCAGCATAACGAGCAGCAGCATGGCAAACAGCAACCCCAGAACCAGCAGAATATTTCCGTGTAGTGCGTTGTCGTGCATGAAAGAGCAGGTATGAATGCAGCAGCAATATCACATCCTTCTTATAAGAATGCTTGCTACCGAATTGCGGCCCCGCCACAAAGCGTCCGGCTCGCTCGCTTGATTGGGCGTAACAAGCCAAAACCGCGAAGCTTATGGTTCAGACGGCCCGCGCTTAGTAGCGCTTTGGGCTAGCATCCTGAGTAGGGTAGGAGAACTACGTTTGCCTAGTGGCAATTACCCCGACTGTCTAATCTCACTCAGCCTGGCAGCCTAAGTCAAAGTTCTGAGGAACAGCTTTCTATATAAAGTATAGTAAGTCTTGTGAAGAACGCAAAAAGCCGCCCAGGCTAAGGCGGCTTTTCGACTTTATAAACTCACCTTATTCCGTGAGCCAGGTAGAATTCTGGAAGAGGTAGCTATTCCGCTAATTTCGGCTGCACCAACAGCACAATAGTTGGGGCGTTGGGCTACTGACGGTATGCTTGGCCCGAGCGAATAATCTGACCCGCATGCTTGCCGTTACGCTTAATACGGGTGCCTTCAGCCAGCTCCAATCCTACTACCGGCGCTTCGCAGGTAGTAAGCGGGAAGTCCCGGTCGACGTAACCAGCGGCGGCCACATGCAGCACCTGGCCCCGATAAACGGGGTCCTTAATTACAAATCTGCCTTCTGAGTTCGTAATCTGCGGAATGCGGCTGCCCACCAGCTGCACGGTAGCTCCAATCAGAGGCTTGCCCTCGTCGTTGAGCACTTGGCCGGTAAACTGGGTGCATTCCAGCCGGGCAGCCGGTGCAGCGGTGGCAGTGGTTGTTGCCAGGGCTAAGCGCTCCGTTGCAGGCTCCGTGGTCTGAGCCGATGCGGTAAAGGAAAAGGTTAGCAGGGCAACAAGGGAAGAGAAGAGTAAGGTAGAGCGCATAAGCGGTGGGTATGGGTAGTGACGTAATAGAACGTGTGGTATTAAACGAGGAAAGTTGAATATAGTTAAAAAAAAGTAGAATTAGTGCAATGTTTGGTAAAAATTTGAAAACTGCCTTCTAAGCAAATTGGCTCATTACCTAGCCGGATTGCTACGCAAAAGTAGAAGGTTATAGTTAATGAGTTGAACAATACCGTTTATATAGCCATATCTTATGGTATGTGAGCAAATGAAACAGCACTATTCCTAGCCGTAACTAGCCGCACACTCAGGTGCGCGTATAGCGGGATAGACGTTCTGCTACTTCACATATCAGGTAGTGTTCCAGTAAACTCAAAGCGCTAGTCAGAGCCAGCCCGAAACAGGCCGACCTGCGAACTATACTGAGTAGCGTGCGAATGACAACTTATAATGAGTTAGGACGGGCAGTTATAAAACTGTTTGAACGCAGCCAACCAGCATACCCTAAGGGCTTTTATCGTGTAAGTGAAGCAGCGTAGCTCGGCACAGAAGCTTGCTTTAAGCTTAAGAAGAAAGTGAATAACACGAATGCTGCTCAGAATCTGCGCTGTTTCATTTTCATTGCGTTACGGACCGCCTTGCTCTGCACCCGCAACTCATGACGCTAT of Hymenobacter sublimis contains these proteins:
- a CDS encoding Na+/H+ antiporter — encoded protein: MHDNALHGNILLVLGLLFAMLLLVMLGQKLRISYPIFLVLAGLALSFVPGLPIIVINPDLIFLIFLPPLLYQAAWDTSWQDFWRWKRPIGLLAFGLVFFTSTIVAYVSRAMIPGFTLPLGFLLGGIISPPDAVAATSVLKGIKVPRRVTSILEGESLINDASSLIVFRFALAAVVSGTFSWHEAVASFVLVSGMGLVVGLAVAYGFYLIHRYLPTTPSINTLLTFLAPYVMYLLAEEFHFSGVLAVVSGGLLLSHLSHRVFDADTRLQATSVWASVGFALNGLVFILIGLELPVAVEGLGSYSLQQAITYGLIISVMVIIIRLVWMYPAAFIPRWLSPRIRATETSPGWQGTLILGWAGMRGVVSLASALSVPLLLNNGQAFPQRNLILFITFVVILVTLVFQGLTLPALIRFTGVAEQEERMPPEEQEAGIRLRLRRVALAHLAQQYAPDIENNELISALQHRMQAEAQRTGNLLEALDYDETKRRALQRYHQVLLDVLHVQREELFVLRREDVFEEEMLRHQEAQLDLDEAKISHMPH
- a CDS encoding carboxypeptidase-like regulatory domain-containing protein, producing MRSTLLFSSLVALLTFSFTASAQTTEPATERLALATTTATAAPAARLECTQFTGQVLNDEGKPLIGATVQLVGSRIPQITNSEGRFVIKDPVYRGQVLHVAAAGYVDRDFPLTTCEAPVVGLELAEGTRIKRNGKHAGQIIRSGQAYRQ